One genomic region from Phragmites australis chromosome 1, lpPhrAust1.1, whole genome shotgun sequence encodes:
- the LOC133890018 gene encoding histone H2B.1 translates to MAPKAEKKPAAKKPAEEEPAAEKAEKAPAGKKPKAEKRLPAGKSAGKEGGDKKGKKKAKKSVETYKIYIFKVLKQVHPDIGISSKAMSIMNSFINDIFEKLAAEAAKLARYNKKPTITSREIQTSVRLVLPGELAKHAVSEGTKAVTKFTSS, encoded by the coding sequence ATGGCGCCCAAGGCGGAGAAGAAGCCGGCGGCAAAGAAGCCCGCGGAGGAGGAGCCCGCTGCAGAGAAGGCGGAGAAGGCCCCGGCGGGGAAGAAGCCCAAGGCGGAGAAGCGGCTCCCGGCGGGCAAGTCCGCCGGTAAGGAGGGCGGCGacaagaaagggaagaagaaggcgaAGAAGAGCGTGGAGACATACAAGATCTACATCTTCAAGGTGCTGAAGCAGGTGCACCCGGACATCGGGATCTCCTCCAAGGCCATGTCcatcatgaactccttcatcaATGACATCTTCGAGAAGCTCGCCGCGGAGGCCGCCAAGCTTGCTCGCTACAACAAGAAGCCCACCATCACCTCCCGCGAGATCCAGACCTCCGTCCGCCTCGTCCTCCCAGGGGAGCTCGCCAAGCACGCCGTCTCCGAGGGCACCAAGGCCGTCACCAAGTTCACCTCGTCTTAG